A genomic region of Thermoplasmatales archaeon contains the following coding sequences:
- a CDS encoding inositol monophosphatase, producing the protein MEKLIELARKAVDEIDKKIREEDRNKFSEFICMGANGTPTNYIDKVAEEIGLKIIGKEANILSEECGFIDNGSEYTFIIDPVDGTRNAIAGIPFYGVSIAIGKESLNDILYGIVKNIPTGDVFEAFAGKGAFLNNRRIRVRKAKKPFLCLVLGESGNEKTWKIANRHHVRAMGAASLEMCLVASGAVQAYYMGRRSLRITDFAASSLIVKEAGGIVRDEKGEELDLPFDLNVRSGIIAVCNEEMIEVLI; encoded by the coding sequence ATGGAAAAACTTATAGAGCTTGCAAGGAAAGCAGTGGATGAAATAGATAAAAAAATAAGAGAAGAGGACAGAAATAAATTTAGTGAATTTATATGCATGGGAGCGAATGGAACACCTACAAATTATATAGATAAGGTTGCTGAAGAAATTGGATTAAAAATAATAGGGAAGGAAGCAAATATTCTATCTGAAGAATGTGGTTTTATAGATAATGGAAGTGAATATACTTTTATAATTGATCCAGTTGATGGAACAAGAAATGCAATTGCTGGAATCCCTTTTTATGGGGTTTCAATAGCAATAGGTAAAGAGAGCTTGAATGATATTTTATATGGAATAGTGAAAAATATTCCAACGGGTGATGTTTTTGAAGCATTTGCAGGAAAAGGAGCTTTTTTGAATAATAGAAGGATAAGAGTAAGGAAGGCTAAAAAACCCTTTCTTTGCCTTGTTCTAGGGGAATCAGGAAATGAAAAAACGTGGAAAATAGCGAATAGACATCATGTAAGGGCAATGGGGGCAGCATCTTTGGAGATGTGCCTCGTTGCCAGCGGGGCGGTGCAGGCATATTATATGGGCAGAAGGAGCTTGCGAATTACAGATTTTGCAGCCTCGAGCTTGATTGTGAAGGAGGCGGGAGGGATTGTTAGGGATGAAAAAGGGGAGGAGCTTGATCTGCCATTTGATTTGAATGTAAGAAGCGGAATTATTGCGGTTTGCAATGAGGAAATGATTGAGGTGTTAATATGA
- the citF gene encoding citrate lyase subunit alpha, with product MRNAVGREIPEEIAGRKLITYNGPFSFKPDKRQYGKPLKCVFPDEKKLLPSIRDAIKKVGLEDGMTISFHHHLRNGDAVVNLVVDEIAKMGIKDIKLAPSALFPVHEKLIEHIKNGVITSIEGSLNGPLGEYVSKHGLKEPVVLRSHGGRARAIKSGELHIDVAFLAASIADEYGNCNGMLGKSAFGAMGFAYADALFADNVVVITDNLQPYPVIPISIPQIYVDYVVQVESIGDPSGIQTGTMQITRSPARLTIAKNVVKFLAKAGILKDGFSFQAGAGGISLAVTKFLHEYMKENGIVGDFVMGGITGFVVDMLMDGTIRKILDAQSFDLKAVESIAKNAGHVEVSHIMFGDPHTCGCVVNRQNACFLGATEVDLNFNVNVNTHSDGLLLHGIGGHQDAAAGSDITMITVPLLRGRLPVIRKEVTTVSTPCQTIDVIVTDRGIAINPEREDLIEEVKGKIDIVDIGELYKKAINLVGEPKEPKLSDEIVAIVEYRDGSVLDVIRKVKE from the coding sequence ATGCGAAATGCGGTTGGAAGGGAAATACCTGAGGAAATAGCGGGAAGGAAATTAATTACTTATAATGGTCCTTTTTCTTTTAAGCCAGATAAAAGGCAATATGGAAAACCCTTAAAATGCGTTTTCCCAGATGAAAAAAAATTATTGCCATCTATAAGAGATGCTATAAAAAAAGTGGGACTTGAAGATGGAATGACAATTTCTTTTCATCATCACTTAAGAAATGGAGATGCAGTTGTAAATTTAGTTGTTGATGAAATTGCTAAAATGGGAATAAAAGACATAAAGCTTGCTCCAAGTGCTCTCTTTCCTGTACATGAAAAACTAATTGAGCATATAAAAAACGGGGTTATTACTTCAATAGAAGGAAGCTTAAATGGTCCTCTTGGGGAGTATGTTTCCAAGCATGGATTAAAAGAGCCGGTAGTGCTCAGAAGCCACGGAGGAAGAGCAAGAGCAATAAAAAGCGGGGAGCTACACATAGATGTTGCTTTTCTAGCTGCTTCAATTGCGGATGAATATGGAAATTGCAATGGAATGCTTGGCAAGTCCGCATTTGGAGCAATGGGATTTGCTTATGCAGATGCCCTCTTTGCGGATAATGTTGTAGTGATTACAGATAATTTACAGCCATATCCTGTAATACCAATATCAATTCCACAAATATATGTTGATTATGTAGTGCAAGTTGAAAGCATAGGCGATCCTTCTGGCATCCAGACGGGAACAATGCAGATAACAAGAAGCCCCGCTCGCCTAACGATAGCAAAAAATGTTGTCAAATTCCTAGCAAAAGCAGGCATTCTAAAAGATGGCTTCTCGTTCCAAGCGGGAGCGGGGGGAATTAGCCTCGCGGTAACGAAATTTTTGCATGAATATATGAAGGAAAATGGGATAGTGGGAGATTTTGTGATGGGGGGAATAACCGGGTTTGTTGTTGATATGCTCATGGATGGAACAATTAGAAAAATTTTGGATGCTCAGAGTTTTGATTTAAAGGCGGTTGAGTCAATAGCCAAAAATGCGGGGCATGTTGAAGTGAGCCATATAATGTTCGGTGACCCTCATACATGTGGATGTGTTGTAAATAGGCAAAATGCTTGCTTTTTAGGTGCAACAGAAGTTGATTTGAATTTCAATGTAAATGTAAATACTCACTCTGATGGACTGCTTCTACATGGAATAGGAGGGCACCAGGATGCTGCAGCGGGAAGTGATATCACTATGATAACAGTTCCATTGCTAAGAGGAAGGTTGCCTGTAATAAGGAAGGAGGTTACAACTGTTTCAACACCCTGCCAAACTATTGATGTTATTGTTACTGATAGAGGAATTGCAATAAATCCTGAGAGGGAGGATTTAATTGAAGAGGTAAAGGGAAAAATTGATATTGTTGATATAGGAGAGTTATATAAAAAGGCGATAAATTTGGTTGGTGAGCCAAAAGAGCCAAAGTTGAGTGATGAAATTGTTGCAATAGTTGAATATAGGGACGGGAGTGTTCTTGATGTTATAAGGAAGGTGAAAGAATGA
- a CDS encoding NAD(+)/NADH kinase, which translates to MKWGMVCKPSKEAFEIGKRIYEMIGDVALESKIASFIGEKGYKIKELGEKCDGIIVIGGDGTILLTLSQVKKPIFSINAGRIGFLTEVDAEDAEKALKEILRGNYFIEESMKIKILLNKKRLPDAVNEMVVHTANLGKILPFKVYIDNKMVKKWSGDGLIVSTPLGSTSYALSLGGPIIEPKMNAFLIVAIAPFRRAFYPLVLSSERKIKIEVEKDAEIAIDGLYNKIISKDDVIEVMASPEKAKFIKINDKFFEKVYKKLEK; encoded by the coding sequence ATGAAATGGGGCATGGTTTGCAAGCCTTCGAAGGAAGCATTTGAGATTGGAAAAAGAATATATGAGATGATTGGAGATGTTGCTCTTGAAAGTAAAATAGCGAGTTTTATTGGAGAAAAAGGATATAAAATTAAAGAGCTCGGGGAAAAATGCGATGGTATAATTGTTATTGGAGGGGATGGGACTATTTTACTCACTTTAAGCCAGGTTAAAAAACCAATTTTCTCTATAAATGCTGGAAGAATTGGATTTCTTACAGAAGTGGATGCGGAAGATGCGGAAAAAGCACTAAAAGAGATTTTAAGAGGAAATTATTTCATTGAGGAAAGCATGAAGATAAAAATTTTGCTTAATAAAAAAAGATTGCCCGATGCGGTAAATGAAATGGTTGTTCATACCGCAAATCTTGGAAAAATTCTTCCATTTAAAGTTTATATTGACAATAAAATGGTAAAGAAATGGAGTGGAGATGGCTTGATTGTTTCAACCCCTCTTGGCTCAACAAGCTATGCTCTCTCATTAGGTGGGCCAATTATTGAACCAAAAATGAATGCTTTTTTAATTGTTGCAATTGCTCCATTCAGAAGAGCTTTTTATCCTTTAGTTTTATCGTCTGAAAGAAAGATAAAAATAGAGGTTGAGAAAGATGCGGAAATTGCAATAGATGGGCTATATAATAAAATTATCTCAAAAGATGATGTTATTGAAGTAATGGCATCTCCAGAGAAAGCGAAATTTATAAAAATAAATGATAAATTTTTTGAGAAAGTTTATAAAAAATTGGAAAAATGA
- a CDS encoding Mov34/MPN/PAD-1 family protein encodes MKIKKECLDAIIESAKKMHPKEFLAFLAVRRKKDTIEEFIILPQMIYGKRSSSFNLALLPSDKSVVGTAHSHPSGNYFPSSEDLFSFRKSGRIHIIIAYPYNEKNWKAYDSMGKEIFLEVV; translated from the coding sequence ATGAAAATAAAAAAAGAGTGCTTGGATGCAATAATTGAATCCGCAAAGAAGATGCATCCAAAGGAATTTTTAGCATTTCTCGCGGTTAGAAGAAAAAAGGATACAATAGAAGAATTTATTATACTCCCACAGATGATATATGGCAAAAGATCCTCATCTTTTAATCTTGCATTGCTTCCTTCGGACAAATCAGTAGTTGGAACCGCGCACTCCCATCCATCTGGCAATTATTTTCCATCAAGCGAGGATTTATTTTCTTTCAGGAAAAGTGGAAGGATTCATATAATAATAGCATATCCTTATAATGAAAAAAATTGGAAAGCTTATGATAGTATGGGCAAGGAAATATTTTTGGAGGTAGTATGA
- a CDS encoding 3-isopropylmalate dehydratase large subunit → MSLSEKILSEKCGEKVEAGEIIEARVDKAMSHDNAALVIKSFKEIATEPWDADKIVIILDHRVPANTIKTAENHKRIRDFVKKHGIKNFYDINYGICHQVMIEEGHVKKGMLIVGTDSHTTSYGALGAFSTGIGATEMASVWATGKIWLKVPETIKFEITGNLGKGVFSKDIILHIIGKMGCEGANYKACEFYGIVEDMPLADKITIANMSMEMGAKVALFGGDKNDVFEKEIEIDITELGPQIACPHSVDNVKDIEDVEGKEIDQALLGSCTNGRIEDLRIAAKILKGRKIAKNVRLLVFPASMKIYNQAIKEGIISTLIEAGAVIMNPGCGPCLGAHEGVLASGEVAITTTNRNFQGRMGAIDSEIYLASPATVAASAIEGKISDLRKFI, encoded by the coding sequence ATGAGCTTATCAGAAAAAATATTGTCTGAGAAATGTGGGGAGAAAGTTGAGGCGGGAGAGATAATTGAGGCAAGAGTTGATAAGGCAATGAGTCATGACAATGCAGCACTTGTAATAAAAAGTTTTAAAGAAATTGCAACAGAGCCGTGGGATGCAGATAAGATAGTAATTATACTTGATCATAGGGTGCCAGCTAACACAATAAAAACAGCGGAAAATCATAAGCGAATAAGGGATTTTGTTAAAAAGCATGGGATAAAAAATTTTTATGATATAAACTATGGAATATGCCATCAAGTAATGATTGAAGAAGGACATGTAAAGAAAGGAATGCTTATTGTTGGAACAGACAGCCATACAACAAGCTACGGAGCACTAGGAGCATTTTCAACTGGAATAGGGGCAACTGAAATGGCATCGGTTTGGGCTACCGGAAAAATATGGTTGAAAGTTCCCGAGACAATAAAGTTTGAGATTACTGGAAATCTCGGGAAAGGAGTTTTTTCAAAAGATATAATTTTGCATATTATAGGAAAGATGGGTTGCGAGGGGGCAAATTATAAAGCTTGCGAATTCTATGGAATAGTTGAGGATATGCCACTTGCTGACAAAATAACAATAGCAAATATGTCAATGGAAATGGGAGCAAAAGTTGCTCTTTTTGGAGGGGATAAAAATGATGTTTTTGAAAAAGAAATAGAGATAGATATAACAGAGCTTGGCCCACAGATTGCATGCCCTCACAGTGTGGATAATGTAAAGGATATTGAAGATGTGGAGGGAAAAGAAATAGATCAGGCATTACTCGGCTCATGCACAAATGGAAGAATTGAAGATTTGAGGATAGCCGCAAAAATACTGAAAGGAAGGAAAATAGCAAAAAATGTAAGGTTGCTGGTATTTCCCGCATCAATGAAGATTTATAATCAGGCAATAAAGGAAGGGATAATTTCAACTCTCATAGAAGCGGGAGCGGTAATTATGAATCCTGGATGTGGCCCGTGCCTCGGGGCGCATGAGGGAGTGCTCGCGAGCGGGGAGGTTGCGATAACAACAACAAACAGAAATTTCCAGGGAAGGATGGGAGCAATAGATTCTGAGATTTATCTTGCATCTCCTGCAACTGTTGCTGCGAGTGCGATTGAGGGTAAGATAAGTGACCTAAGAAAATTTATCTGA
- the rnz gene encoding ribonuclease Z — protein MQLYIYFLGTGGSWPTVQRNVSSIAIKRGGEVLLFDCGEGTQRQLQKSEISYMQIKRIFITHFHGDHILGLPGLIQTFQLNDRKEDLHIYGPKGINELVHEIAHLGYFKPSYKIYSHELNENDCVDFDGYKIKCIFVEHNVPTLAYCLEEDIRPGKFNKERALSLGIPEGHLFRELQKGKSIEINGKIITPDMVLGEPRPGRKIIISGDTMPCSKLVEFAKKSDVLIHDATFSSDMEEKAKEYFHSTAMQSAQIAKEAEVEMLILTHISPRYKNAKILEEEARKIFPNSYLANDFMKIEVKLKK, from the coding sequence ATGCAACTCTATATTTATTTCCTTGGGACAGGAGGCAGTTGGCCAACAGTCCAGAGAAATGTGTCTTCAATAGCAATAAAAAGAGGAGGAGAAGTGCTCCTCTTTGATTGTGGAGAAGGAACGCAACGGCAACTCCAAAAATCTGAAATAAGTTATATGCAGATAAAAAGAATTTTTATAACACATTTCCATGGAGATCATATCTTGGGATTGCCTGGATTAATTCAAACTTTTCAGCTAAATGATAGAAAAGAGGATTTGCATATATATGGGCCGAAAGGAATAAATGAACTTGTTCATGAAATTGCCCATCTCGGTTACTTCAAGCCTTCCTATAAGATTTATTCACATGAATTGAATGAAAATGATTGTGTTGATTTTGATGGATATAAAATAAAATGCATTTTTGTTGAGCATAATGTTCCAACCCTTGCATATTGCTTGGAAGAAGATATTAGACCTGGAAAATTCAACAAAGAAAGAGCTCTATCTCTTGGAATTCCGGAAGGGCATTTATTCAGGGAATTGCAGAAGGGAAAAAGTATAGAGATAAATGGAAAAATAATAACCCCCGACATGGTGCTCGGCGAGCCCCGCCCCGGGAGAAAAATTATTATATCTGGAGATACAATGCCTTGCAGTAAATTAGTAGAATTTGCAAAAAAGAGCGATGTGCTGATACATGATGCAACCTTCTCATCAGATATGGAAGAAAAAGCAAAAGAGTATTTTCATTCCACCGCAATGCAATCCGCACAAATAGCAAAAGAAGCGGAAGTAGAGATGCTTATTTTAACTCATATAAGTCCAAGATATAAGAATGCAAAAATTTTGGAAGAAGAAGCGAGGAAAATATTTCCAAATTCATATTTAGCAAATGATTTTATGAAAATTGAAGTTAAATTAAAGAAGTGA
- a CDS encoding carboxymuconolactone decarboxylase family protein codes for MGKFKDAISSYMEAKKELIKSEPEIMKNYQKFVESILKEGHLSTKTKELIALAIAIVKRCEYCIGIHVEKALKAGATKEEIIEVALVCTLMEGGPAMTYFTEVKKALDDFC; via the coding sequence ATGGGAAAGTTTAAAGATGCTATTAGTAGCTATATGGAAGCAAAAAAAGAATTGATAAAGAGCGAGCCAGAAATAATGAAAAATTATCAGAAATTCGTGGAATCAATTCTGAAAGAAGGACATCTGAGCACAAAAACAAAAGAATTAATTGCACTGGCAATAGCGATTGTAAAAAGATGTGAATATTGCATTGGAATACATGTTGAAAAAGCATTAAAAGCAGGAGCAACCAAAGAAGAAATAATTGAAGTCGCTTTAGTTTGTACACTGATGGAAGGAGGACCCGCAATGACATATTTTACGGAAGTAAAAAAAGCATTGGATGATTTCTGCTAA